One segment of Hippopotamus amphibius kiboko isolate mHipAmp2 chromosome 2, mHipAmp2.hap2, whole genome shotgun sequence DNA contains the following:
- the MAN2A2 gene encoding alpha-mannosidase 2x isoform X7 has protein sequence MKLKKQVTVCGAAIFCVAVFSLYLMLDRVQHDPTRHQNGGNFPRSQISVLQNRIEQLEQLLEENHEIISHIKDSVLELTANVEGPPALLPYYMANGSWVVPPEPRPSFFSISPQDCQFALGGRGQKPELQMLTVSEELPFDNVDGGVWKQGFDISYSLHDWDAEDLQVFVVPHSHNDPGWLKTFDKYYTEQTQHILNNMVSKLQEDPRRRFIWAEVSFFAKWWDNINAQKRAAVRRLVGNGQLEITTGGWVMPDEANSHYFALIDQLIEGHQWLEKNLGATPRSGWAVDPFGYSPTMAYLLRRANLTSMLIQRVHYAIKKHFAATHSLEFMWRQTWDSDSSTDIFCHMMPFYSYDVPHTCGPDPKICCQFDFKRLPGGRINCPWKAPPRAITEANVAERAGLLLDQYRKKSRLFRSNVLLVPLGDDFRYDKPQEWDAQFFNYQRLFDFLNSKPALHVQAQFGTLSDYFDTLYKRTGVEPGARPPGFPVLSGDFFSYADREDHYWTGYYTSRPFYKSLDRVLEAHLRGAEILYSLAVAHTRRSGLASQYPLSNLALLTEARRTLGLFQHHDAIAGTAKEAVVVDYGVRLLRSLVNLKQVIINAAHYLVLGDKKTYHFDPEAPFLQMDDTRLNHDALPECTVIQLDSSPRYVVLFNPLEQERLSVVSLLVSSPRVRVLSEEGQPLAVQVSPRWSSATEMVPDVYQVSVPIRVPALGLSVLQLQLGLDGPRILPSSVRVYLHGRQLSVSRHEAFPLRVIDSGTSDFALSNRYMQVWFSGLTGLLKSVRRVDEEQEQRVDMEFLIYGTRSSKDKSGAYLFLPDGEAKPYIPKDPPVLRVMEGPFFSEVVAYYEHVHQVIRLYNLPGVEGLSLDMSSLVDIRDYINKELALRIHTDIESQGTFFTDLNGFQVQPRRYLKKLPLQANFYPMPVMAYLQDAQNRLTVHTAQALGVSSLHDGEWGTGQLEVILDRRLMQDDNRGLGQGLKDNKRTCNHFRLLLERRTLGREPPDLHVSEHPCARPACGQEAAPRPCSALVLSSGRLSAL, from the exons ATGAAGCTGAAAAAGCAGGTGACAGTGTGCGGGGCTGCTATCTTCTGTGTGGCTGTCTTCTCACTCTACCTCATGCTGGACCGAGTGCAGCACGATCCCACCCGACACCAGAACGGTGGGAACTTCCCCCGG AGTCAAATTTCTGTGCTGCAGAACCGCATCGAACAGCTGGAGCAGCTGTTGGAGGAGAACCATGAGATCATCAGCCACATCAAGGACTCTGTGCTGGAGCTGACGGCCAACGTGGAGGGCCCACCTGCCCTGCTGCCCTACTATATGGCCAATGGCTCCTGGGTGGTGCCACCAGAGCCCCGGCCCAGCTTCTTCTCCATCTCCCCTCAAGACTGCCAGTTTGCTTTGGGGGGCCGGGGCCAGAAGCCAGAGCTGCAG ATGCTGACTGTATCAGAGGAGTTACCATTTGACAACGTGGATGGTGGCGTGTGGAAGCAAGGCTTTGACATCTCCTATAGCCTCCACGACTGGGACGCTGAAGACCTGCAGGTGTTTGTGGTCCCCCACTCTCACAATGACCCAG GCTGGCTCAAGACCTTTGACAAGTACTACACAGAGCAGACCCAGCACATCCTCAACAACATGGTGTCCAAGCTGCAGGAGGACCCCCGGCGGCGCTTTATCTGGGCCGAAGTCTCCTTCTTCGCCAAGTGGTGGGACAACATCAATGCCCAAAAGAGAGCAGCAGTCCGAAG GCTGGTGGGAAATGGGCAGCTGGAGATCACAACAGGAGGCTGGGTAATGCCAGATGAGGCCAACTCCCACTACTTTGCATTGATTGACCAGCTCAtcgagggacaccagtggctggAGAAAAACCTCG GTGCAACCCCACGCTCAGGCTGGGCAGTGGACCCCTTTGGATACAGCCCCACCATGGCTTACCTGCTGCGCCGTGCCAACCTGACGAGCATGCTGATTCAGAGGGTACATTATGCTATCAAGAAGCACTTTGCCGCCACCCACAGCCTGGAGTTCATGTGGAGGCAGACCTGGG ACTCGGACTCCAGCACAGACATCTTCTGCCACATGATGCCTTTCTACAGCTACGATGTCCCCCATACGTGTGGCCCGGATCCCAAGATCTGCTGCCAGTTTGATTTCAAGCGCTTGCCTGGTGGGCGCATCAACTGCCCTTGGAAAGCGCCGCCCCGGGCTATTACAGAGGCAAATGTGGCCGAGAG ggcaggccTGCTCCTGGACCAGTACAGGAAGAAGTCCCGGCTCTTCCGAAGCAATGTCCTCCTGGTGCCGCTGGGTGATGACTTCCGATATGACAAGCCCCAAGAGTGGGATGCCCAGTTCTTCAATTACCAGCGGCTCTTTGACTTCCTCAACAGCAAGCCTGCCCTCCATGTGCAG GCCCAGTTTGGCACCCTCTCCGACTATTTTGACACTCTGTACAAGAGGACAGGGGTGGAGCCAGGGGCCCGGCCTCCAGGGTTTCCTGTGCTGAGCGGGGATTTCTTCTCCTACGCGGACCGGGAGGACCATTACTGGACAGGCTATTACACTTCTCGGCCTTTCTACAAGAGCTTGGACCGTGTCTTGGAAGCTCACCTGCG CGGGGCAGAGATTCTGTACAGCCTGGCTGTGGCTCACACCCGCCGCTCTGGACTGGCCAGCCAGTACCCGCTCTCCAACCTCGCCCTTCTGACAGAAGCTCGGCGCACGCTAGGGCTCTTCCAGCACCATGACGCCATCGCTGGCACTGCCAAGGAGGCAGTTGTGGTGGACTATGGGGTCAG GCTTCTGCGCTCCCTTGTCAACCTGAAGCAAGTCATCATTAATGCAGCTCACTATCTGGTGCTGGGGGACAAGAAAACCTACCACTTTGATCCCGAGGCGCCCTTCCTACAGATG GATGACACCCGCTTAAATCACGATGCCCTACCAGAGTGCACAGTGATCCAGCTGGATTCTTCACCCAG GTATGTGGTGCTGTTCAACCCGCTGGAACAGGAGCGGCTCAGTGTGGTGTCCCTGCTGGTCAGCTCGCCCCGGGTGCGGGTCCTTTCAGAGGAGGGTCAGCCCCTGGCCGTGCAGGTCAGCCCGCGCTGGAGCTCTGCCACTGAGATGGTCCCTGACGTCTACCAG gtGTCCGTGCCCATCCGCGTGCCGGCGCTGGGCCTCAGCGTGCTGCAGCTGCAGCTGGGCCTGGATGGGCCCCGTATCCTGCCCTCCTCCGTGCGCGTCTACCTGCACGGGCGGCAGCTGTCCGTCAGCAGGCACGAGGCGTTCCCTCTGCGCGTCATCGACTCTGGCACCAGCGACTTCGCCCTCAGCAATCGCTATATGCAggtctggttctcaggccttacCGGGCTCCTCAAG AGCGTCCGAAGGGTGGACGAGGAGCAGGAGCAGCGGGTGGACATGGAGTTCCTCATCTACGGCACCCGCTCGTCCAAAGACAAGAGTGGAGCCTACCTCTTCCTGCCCGACGGCGAGGCCAAG CCCTACATCCCCAAGGACCCTCCCGTGCTGCGCGTCATGGAAGGTCCTTTCTTCTCAGAGGTGGTGGCCTACTACGAGCACGTTCACCAGGTGATCCGGCTTTATAACCTGCCAG GGGTGGAGGGGCTGTCTCTGGACATGTCATCCCTGGTGGACATCCGGGACTATATCAACAAGGAGCTGGCCCTGCGCATCCACACAGACATCGAGAGCCAGGGCACCTTCTTCACGGACCTCAATGGCTTTCAG gTGCAGCCCCGGCGGTATCTGAAGAAGCTGCCCCTGCAGGCCAACTTCTACCCCATGCCAGTCATGGCCTACCTCCAGGATGCACAGAACCGCCTCACAGTGCACACTGCCCAGGCCCTGGGCGTCTCCAGCCTTCACGATGGTGAATGGGGAACAG GCCAGCTGGAGGTGATCTTGGACCGGCGACTAATGCAGGACGACAACCGGGGCCTGGGCCAAGGGCTCAAGGACAACAAGAGAACCTGCAACCATTTCCGCCTCCTGTTGGAACGACGGACCCTGGGCAGGGAG